The segment agttctctcttcacagcacaagggatagttcacccaaaaatgcacattctgtcatcatttactcacccttgtgtcggtCCAAAACTAACCAAGTTACCTCCTctttggaaaataaaatattttactgtatagtgTTTGTATGTTATTTTCTTGTAACCTTTTACATTGGATGTCTGTACATGATTCATGAATATAGTTGTGAGTTTTGTTTTAAAGTCTTGTTTTAACTTTTGACTACAATTCTGTGATTTCATCTCTTTTTCAGTACAAAGAATGCTTTCAAAACGTTCGACACCCTGAGGCAGAAACGGTCTTCTTGAATATGCAGCACATGCTTGTGTTTGTCCCGTTAGTTGAGTTTAGGGAGCGCCGTTTCTCACGTCTGTCACGTCTGTTGTTCACTGCAGTGTTACACAAACGGATGATTCGTAATTAAGCTGTCATGGCCCTCTTTAAAAAAAGGAGTTGAACTTCAAATGACCAGTGTCTGTGAATGTTCTGCTCATTTACAGCGACCGTTCATTATTGATCGAGCGCGAAGACGGGAGTGGCTCTGAAAAGGTTTTGAAGAGCTTATGTAACAGTTAATATCCTAATATCATCGCTAGGTCTTTAATTAGCGCAAGTACTTCTCATTTTTTCACACCTCAGACTGTCCtccccctacacacacacacacacacacacacacacacacacacacacagtcagaccaGTATAAAGGCCGAGCCCCGAGGCATTTGAGACGACCTCCACCCGTGGGTTCTTCGTCAGCCCAGGCACAGCCTCCTCGTACCTCAGCATCGTGCAAGTCTCCAGCCTCGATAAACTCCAGCCAGAATGCCTCCCTACGAGAAATCCATGGAGATGATGCCTTTCAAGCAAAGGAAGTGCCTGGGTAGGTCATGACATCAACATAAAACTCACCGACTCATCTATTTTGTCCCTTGATTTAGATTGTTGGAGAaatatttaattctattttatttttaaagtaaaataaatgctatatataAAGCTCTTCAGAATATCTGAGAAAAATGCAACAACAGGAAAAGAtttctacacttttttttatatttaagtaaagcaattttctatttttttttttattgttgttccaATTGCAGCAACAAGAAAAGATGAAGTCTGCACTATTCGGTCTAAGTTCCCCAACAAATTACCGGTAAGATACctttttcaaatatgaaataaaaaatgaaacaacaGCTTTTTTCACTACTGAaattctgttttgtattttagGTAATCGTGGAGCGATATCTTCGAGAGAAAAAGCTTTCCCTACTGGACAAAACCAAATTTCTTGTCCCACATGAGCTGACATTAGGGCAGTTCCTCAGTCTGCTCAGGTGTGGACCCTCTCTCTTTCTAAATTATATGATGCCGTTTTAGCTGAATGTGTCAGATTTTGCAGCTCAAAAGACAATGAGTCATTACTTGTTTTCTCGAGTCCGTGTGAATGTGTGTTGTATGAACAGTGAATCAGACCTGTGCTGCTGTGGCACGTTGCTTCAATCACAGGATAAATTTATGAGGCACCGCCTGAAGTTTCAGGAACATTCAAGCCATTATTTTCAGTAATGCTAATATCCTGTCTCGCTCTTTCTTTTTCAGAAGTAAGATAGAGCTAGAGGCATCTCAAGCTCTGTACCTACTGATCTCAGGAAAGAATGTGTCCTGTTTGTCAGCCAGCATGGGAGAAGTTTACTCACAGTTCAGAGACCCTGATGGCTTCCTCTACATAACCTATGCATCCCAGGACATGTTCGGATGAAAAGACCCTTGAAAAATGAGCGTTACATATAGATCATGTCACATACCTCCAGACTGATGCCTCTCTGAGATCATGTATTACTGCTTAATGAAGACTCTCACTGTGCATTACAcctaaaatcacacagaacaccAGCACGTGGCCGAGAGGACTCTTCTGGCCTCATTTCTTAGTAGTTTAAATTTCTTTGAGGCTAATGTTAAAGCATAATCAGAATCTTTGAAAGAGGTTACAACTGAGCCGTCTAATATGAAGAACAGTAAAGTGATGTCACTTGCACTACTTCTCAAGCCTCTCAGTCATGAGGATCCAACACAACAAAGAAAGTCCTGTTCCTGAAAGGACCTGGGATGTCCTGTCACAATGAGACAGGGTTTGTTCGATGCTGGTTTTCTTTCCTTGTTCTTTCTGTGACTGTGCATCTGTTCCTAAAACAAATACAGACGagttggacaaaaaaaaaaaaaaaaactatttaagcgCCTACTGGAATGTAAATGACTGCAAGAGTCATGTTGTACTCCGCTTCAAATGCAGTTAATAAATCAGTTTAGATCTTTTAACTAAATGTCTAGTTTTATTTGATTCCATATATTCTGTTAATGTGGTTTATTCTGTTCAACGGGGAACTAAGATTAACATGGTGAGTCGTGACATACACTAGGGGGGTGGGaatctaatttttttatttggttaagcttaaaataaacaaaatgtccGGTAAGTGATCATTTAAGTACTCATAAACATGCTCAGAGCAGTGAAGCAATTCTCTGCTAGAAATGTGAGTCATTGCTTTTTAGTCGCACATCTCTTCTAATGTTGCATCGCCCTTTTACACATGGCTGTTATTAACCAGCATCTCTAATAGAATGGTTTAGGTTACTGTGTTAGTAAGCAGGAGGTGCTAAACAGGTCAGGTCTAACAAATTATATGGCATTATATCAATTGCATGTTAGCGTCTCTCACAATGCAATAAGGCTCTCTTACTTTATCCCTATATAGCAAAGGCATTTAATTTAAGATAAGGGTCGAGTTGATGGTGGTAATTTTAAACCCTTCACATCTGCATTCTTACTGTCACTTAGGACATTACTGGGAACTTTTGCACCTTCCTGCAAAGTGTGTTGTGAAAACAGAATGCATTAACTGAGAAATGGCAATGAGAAAGTTCAAACAGAGGTGAACTGAGGTTATAGGGCAGAATGCATGCTTCGTAGTGTTATTAAAATGCACATATCACTGCCAAAAGAAagtagtatgtatatatattaagtacggttcaaaagtttgtcaaattacatttattcctgtgatggcaaaactgaaatttcagcagccattactccagtgtcacagcatcctttagaaatcattctaatttgctgtctCTTTGTCTACTTGAAAGTTTTTAAGAAcagtttacttaaaatatttgtaGTGACAAtgcaagtctttactgtcactctgGTCGCTCACTAAAATCATTCATTTCCTCAAAgaaattttactgaccccaaacttgagACATCTTGAGATGCATTTTAAGTAAACAGTGGAACCAATAGGTGACCTTTTTCctttcagccaaaaaaaaaaaaaaagtgttgcaagAGGGTTTACATTACACCAAACTAAGATAGTAAGCCATCTGTATAAGAAGCAAAAATCAGTGATCAAGTCCCAATAGCTGCCAAAGGAAACACGACTCTGCCTCAAACCTCAACATGCCTCAACATAACTtgataaaaagagagaaatatgaTGCTGTCATTGCATTACTGTCATTCCAAGAGGACCTTAGATTTTCCGCTCAAACTCAATAACTCTGTCGATGCAAGTACATAGTTTTCCCTCAACACTCATGAAAACAGATGACAGATAAATGTACATGACATCTTTCACAAAAGTCAATGGTGGTGTTTGTTTCCAAAGGTTTCACTACACACtgcattttgtaaaatgtttctaAATGCAGAAAACTCAAGCAGTCTTTGAAGCACAGCTTACAAATAAACTCTTTTATTGGTTCTAtgtatgtaattgttgcattcaAATGAAGGTGAGCATTTCAGATCACAAAATCCCAAAGGAAAGTAAAGATACAGTCTCAAAATTTCTGAATACATATATTGATATATAGTTTAGAGATTTTAAATCAAAAGAACAAAAattaagtatataaaaaaagaaaatataaaataggGAAAAGAATAAGTTAAAGAagttttgccaaaaaaaacaacaacagcaatcaTTTTGGAGTTATATATACCATATATGtagtattttcacatttttaaaattcAACTCTTTCAATCTTTGCCTGCTGCTTTACAACCTCAATTAAATGCCCATTAAACAGTACCATAGAAGTTTGGCAATCAATTTAATTCTTTCTGTGCTCATAGTGGTTTCTCCATTTCCAAGccatattaaaacaaaaagcagaagaaagaaaaagtcTCTCACTGGCACATGAGTTCCTGGTTTGTCTTCTCAGTCCTATCATTCTTAGCCAAGCATTTCTGATTAAGACAATCAATTTCCTGAAAACTGGTTAGTCAACTGAATGGTCAAAACAAGCTGGAAGAGTGGCTTGGGCACTTTGGAATGTAG is part of the Carassius carassius chromosome 33, fCarCar2.1, whole genome shotgun sequence genome and harbors:
- the LOC132114241 gene encoding microtubule-associated proteins 1A/1B light chain 3C-like encodes the protein MPPYEKSMEMMPFKQRKCLATRKDEVCTIRSKFPNKLPVIVERYLREKKLSLLDKTKFLVPHELTLGQFLSLLRSKIELEASQALYLLISGKNVSCLSASMGEVYSQFRDPDGFLYITYASQDMFG